A stretch of Phaeodactylum tricornutum CCAP 1055/1 chromosome 26, whole genome shotgun sequence DNA encodes these proteins:
- a CDS encoding predicted protein, whose amino-acid sequence MPSLILITNTCMSSPESPTLAINEHSPRSSGVRSFRRSSTTRKLVNWLRLPLWLVALTALQVWNTPDREITFANISNASDLQYLAQSMLLATSFHTDESNGIPMQNVTATQQSNSIQRSRRFPSVAERVQLYMSDWYDPPCRLDRDGFGYRRIPKKGKIRLYHTNTTTLEVNSTVRGRYVFYGSLPTVRDCATGSVRVELRHQVYCQDILASFVPAIERLGWSEDTATSLSYADSSTPPPFLFQLGDSETPRHMAYVPHLKKFRRALDHTKLQLSATSSQCFQGNRRAHPSKPPSAILWKLNVKRHYRQVYDVSYLDVPWEEKLEKAIFWGGPNGFTGDQRVLLSITDDLERCLAIPRCQLVYEHANSTVVEAKLTTTRGLFPDTVRGVLLAAGRRRLQDLLRYKALVMLEGNDVSSGLKWAMYSKSVVIMPRPTRTSWLMEELLQPWIHYVPIRDDLSDLEDQTRWVLEHSEEAQRIAERATTWMDDLLFHVDAKRDDEQINAEILRRYAAHFYHKVASQKQHYSG is encoded by the coding sequence ATGCCGTCGCTCATTCTCATCACCAACACCTGCATGTCCAGCCCAGAATCACCGACACTTGCCATAAATGAGCACTCGCCGCGATCGAGTGGGGTACGCAGCTTTCGACGATCGTCCACTACCCGAAAACTCGTCAATTGGTTGCGACTTCCCCTTTGGCTGGTTGCTTTGACCGCATTGCAAGTCTGGAATACGCCCGATCGAGAAATCACTTTTGCCAATATCAGCAACGCGAGCGATTTACAGTACCTCGCCCAATCCATGTTGCTCGCTACGTCCTTCCATACGGATGAATCCAACGGTATTCCGATGCAAAATGTGACGGCGACACAGCAGTCAAACAGTATCCAACGGAGTCGCCGCTTTCCGTCTGTGGCCGAAAGAGTCCAGTTGTACATGTCTGATTGGTACGATCCGCCGTGCCGCCTGGATCGAGACGGCTTCGGATATAGAAGAATTCCaaagaaaggaaagattCGCTTGTATCATACGAACACTACGACGCTCGAAGTGAACTCGACCGTCCGAGGCAGGTACGTCTTTTACGGAAGCTTGCCGACCGTGCGTGATTGCGCGACGGGTAGTGTTCGAGTCGAACTTCGCCACCAAGTTTACTGCCAAGACATTCTGGCTTCTTTCGTTCCAGCAATAGAACGCTTAGGGTGGAGCGAGGATACAGCCACATCGTTGTCCTACGCGGACAGCTCTACTCCACCCCCGTTCTTGTTTCAGTTGGGCGACTCTGAAACACCCCGACATATGGCATACGTCCCGCATCTGAAAAAATTTCGACGTGCGTTAGATCACACCAAGTTGCAACTTTCCGCCACGTCGAGCCAATGTTTTCAAGGGAATCGCCGTGCCCATCCATCCAAACCGCCGTCAGCGATTTTATGGAAACTGAATGTGAAACGTCACTACAGGCAAGTTTACGACGTTTCTTATCTGGACGTTCCATGGGAAGAGAAATTGGAGAAGGCCATTTTCTGGGGCGGTCCGAATGGCTTTACCGGCGATCAGCGAGTGCTGCTCAGTATAACGGACGACCTGGAACGTTGTCTAGCGATACCTCGTTGTCAACTCGTATACGAACACGCCAATTCAACCGTAGTTGAAGCCAAACTGACTACCACACGAGGGCTCTTCCCGGATACCGTTCGTGGTGTCTTGCTTGCCGCTGGCCGCCGTCGGCTCCAAGATTTACTACGGTACAAGGCGCTCGTCATGTTGGAAGGTAACGATGTTTCCTCTGGCTTAAAATGGGCAATGTACTCAAAATCCGTTGTCATTATGCCCCGCCCTACTCGAACTTCTTGGTTAATGGAGGAACTTCTGCAACCCTGGATACACTACGTACCGATCCGGGATGATTTGTCGGATCTGGAGGACCAAACCCGATGGGTTTTGGAGCATAGCGAGGAAGCCCAACGCATTGCCGAACGCGCTACCACCTGGATGGATGATTTGTTATTCCATGTGGATGCAAAGAGAGATGACGAACAGATCAATGCCGAAATACTTCGGCGATACGCCGCTCATTTTTACCACAAAGTAGCAAGTCAAAAACAACATTATTCTGGC
- a CDS encoding xylose isomerase (Catalyses D-xylose = D-xylulose.): MPEFFADNVPETIPYKGPTSKDPFSFRHYNPDESILGKPMKEWLRFSVCFWHTLVGGGGQDPFGAKTLRRPWEDGIDDALELAKRSIDVAFEIFTILGVEYYTFHDFDVAPEMATLKESQKALEDVGDYLLKKQNESGVRLLWATQNLFAHPRYMHGALTNPDVHVFCYAAAQIQNIMDLNAKLGGANHVFWGGREGYQTLLNTDVKQECDHAAAMFRMAIDYKARKNYTAQFLLEPKPREPTKHQYDYDAQTTMAFLHEYGLQDQFLLNIEPNHTTLAGHAPEHDVVVASAYNMLGSIDSNTGDTLVGWDTDQFPMNLQDTTAIMSVVLKQGGFQKGGLNFDCKVRRESVDPEDIILGHVAAMDCYALGLRKAAAMQQAGELDSMLQARYASWQTGSLGRKISNGQATLEECAEYAKEKGEPVLQSGKQEMFEMVRNRYLYPGN; encoded by the coding sequence ATGCCAGAGTTCTTTGCCGACAACGTTCCGGAGACTATTCCGTACAAGGGTCCAACGTCGAAAGATCCTTTTTCCTTTCGTCACTACAACCCTGACGAGAGTATCCTTGGCAAGCCCATGAAGGAATGGTTGCGTTTCAGTGTATGCTTTTGGCATACGCTCGTGGGTGGCGGCGGGCAGGATCCTTTCGGAGCAAAAACTTTGCGACGACCTTGGGAAGACGGCATCGACGATGCCCTGGAGCTGGCCAAAAGGAGCATCGACGTGGCGTTCGAGATCTTTACCATTCTTGGAGTCGAGTACTACACCTTTCACGATTTCGACGTGGCGCCGGAAATGGCCACGCTCAAGGAATCGCAAAAAGCACTCGAGGATGTTGGCGACTACCTACTGAAAAAACAAAACGAGTCGGGTGTCCGGCTTTTGTGGGCGACACAGAATCTCTTTGCTCATCCGCGTTATATGCATGGTGCCCTGACGAATCCGGATGTACACGTCTTCTGCTACGCCGCGGCGCAAATTCAGAATATTATGGACTTGAACGCCAAACTCGGCGGGGCCAACCACGTCTTTTGGGGCGGCCGCGAAGGCTACCAAACCCTCTTGAATACGGACGTCAAACAAGAGTGCGATCACGCAGCCGCCATGTTTCGCATGGCCATTGATTACAAAGCCCGCAAAAACTACACGGCCCAGTTCTTGCTCGAACCCAAACCGCGGGAGCCCACCAAGCATCAGTACGATTACGACGCCCAAACAACTATGGCGTTCTTGCACGAATACGGGTTACAGGATCAATTTCTGCTGAATATTGAACCGAATCACACGACATTGGCAGGACACGCTCCCGAACACGACGTGGTCGTGGCCAGTGCCTACAACATGCTCGGTAGCATTGATTCCAATACCGGTGATACCCTGGTCGGCTGGGATACCGACCAATTTCCAATGAATTTGCAAGACACGACGGCCATTATGAGTGTCGTCCTGAAACAGGGAGGTTTCCAAAAGGGGGGATTGAATTTTGATTGCAAGGTGCGACGTGAAAGTGTGGATCCGGAAGATATCATTCTCGGTCACGTGGCGGCCATGGATTGCTACGCTCTAGGTCTACGCAAGGCTGCCGCAATGCAGCAAGCCGGCGAGCTTGATAGTATGCTCCAGGCTCGCTACGCTTCCTGGCAAACGGGAAGTCTGGGTAGAAAAATAAGCAATGGTCAGGCCACCTTGGAAGAATGCGCCGAGTACGCCAAAGAGAAGGGAGAGCCGGTTTTACAGTCCGGGAAACAGGAAATGTTTGAAATGGTTCGCAATCGTTATCTATATCCCGGCAATTAG